GGTCTAAATATATTATATGGCGCAATTTTATCGGAAGTTGTTTGTCAAAATACATAATCGGCATAGAAAAATATATAAAGGTGGTAAGGTTAAGAATTATAAATTGAATATCCCTGTAAAAAACATTAAGAGCGGCAAAAAAAAGACTTATGCCAGCCGTCAATAAAAAGGTTATAGCGATTATTAACGGAAAATATATCACCGGAAGCCCTATGCGCAATTTAAAGATATAAATAAATAATATAAGGATAGGAATAGACAGCAGATAATTTAATAAATTCGAGCCAATTTTCGACATAACTATGACTTCCGGCGGAATAAGGGACTTAGAAACCAAACTTCCGGCGTTAGATATAGAGCTTGTGGAAATTATAATCGAGTTTTGAAACCACGTATATGGAAGTATTCCGCAAAAAAGATAAACCGGGTAGGCTTTGGCGGTATTATGGAATACTACGACGAACAAAAAGGTATAGATGATAAGAAGTAAGAGCGGGTTCACGAGCGACCAGAAAAAACCTAGATAAGACCCTCTGTACTGCGTTTTAAGC
This DNA window, taken from Candidatus Acidulodesulfobacterium acidiphilum, encodes the following:
- a CDS encoding ABC transporter permease; translation: MSLNNSSKNSIAEGFNILIKYRYLIWVLSLKELKTQYRGSYLGFFWSLVNPLLLLIIYTFLFVVVFHNTAKAYPVYLFCGILPYTWFQNSIIISTSSISNAGSLVSKSLIPPEVIVMSKIGSNLLNYLLSIPILILFIYIFKLRIGLPVIYFPLIIAITFLLTAGISLFFAALNVFYRDIQFIILNLTTFIYFSMPIMYFDKQLPIKLRHIIYLDPIAYVMKCFQDIFYYNMFPRYYYVAGILIVSVIVFMLGYSYFAIRKELFSEFI